A region of the Salvelinus alpinus chromosome 24, SLU_Salpinus.1, whole genome shotgun sequence genome:
ACTCAACTCCCCTTCCGTCTcttactccctccctccatccatcacttgcttcacctccctccctccctccctccctccatccatccatccatcctctcccaccctctctggtTGCTATGGTGTGGAAACGGCTGACTGTTTATTTCTGAAAGTCTCAAAAAACGCCAGCATGCTCTTTTTGGTGGTGGAGGAGCCAGCCTTGGGAGGGGACAGTCCTTGGTGACGGGGAGCTGGAAAACTGAAGCCGTCCATGGAGTTGGCCCGCTTCACCTTGGAACCCGCCCGCCACATTTTGGACCTGGGTGGTGGAGTCTGGGCTACCAAGCACTTCTGGTACTGGACCTGCAGGGGACACAATGGAGTCATGTTAAGCAGTGACCATAATGTCACTTTTCATGTTAGAAAGATACCATAAATGAGTCATGACTCCATAACATTCTCTACCATTCTCTGCCAATTCCTTTAAATTATTAATCATTCAGCCATGATAGCATGTATAAATTCAAGTATTTATCATGCCAGCCATTTTGTCCATTagttctccatcactgtgtttcaTCCTTCAGGGTGACCCCTAACTAAGTGACTCACCATGCACGCAGCCTGCACAGACTCAGAGATTATCCCTGCGTCTGGCTCACACCAGAAAACATGACACTCAAACCGCTGCGTCCCGCCGTCCACTATCACTGCAAAGGTGTGTGTATCATGCCCCACACCCAGAAAGGTCAGCAAACGCACTTGACATTCCCAAAATGGATCATCTCCATCCTGAAAGAGAAATCATAGAGAaggtagagaaagaaagagagagcgagagagagagagagagaaagagaaagtgagagacagagagaagagagagagagagagacagagagagaaagagaaagtgagagacagagaggagagagagagagagagagagagagagagagagagagagagagagagagagagagagagagagagagagagagacaaaggtttTAAAAAAGTGAGAGAAACAACAGATAGCCAGAGAAATGTAGTAATTTCATTGGTTGGTCTGACCACCGGTGTTTACAGGTTTCCTGAtttctcctcctcacctctcctttccAGAGTGACAGGACAGTGTCAGAGATGTGGATGACGATGGGCTCCCAATCGTCACTGTCTGAGGTGTTCATGATGCTCTCTATGGCCCGGTTCAGCACCTCCATACCTGCCAGAGGATCCCACATAGAGGACCTTAATACAGCTGCTTCAGAAACAACACAGCCACAGTGACCTCCAAAAGCGAGGTAAAACCATAGATGGGCTTCTAGTGGTATTCTCTGCTCTTTTCTGTTGTGAGAGAACATGCTCAGAGTTTCAAGGACTTTTCCGTTGTACCAAACTGATTTCCTTGCCTAACTTCTAGTGATTGTTAAAATATAGGCTGATCAGCAAAGGTGTGTGATCTCAAATGAGGACAAATGGCTTGTCATCACTACTAAGAACACCTCAGTGGACCATAATAACCCAGACATAAAGCATCTGGAACCGGCTCTATGTCGGTCAGTCAGCTGGTCCGGCTAACAGGAGGCAGGCAGGGCACCTTGATGGATGCTACCGTTTTGGAGCTTGTGGTGAATACAGTACCTCGCCTAGGGACTGCCAACTGACACAGTGACCCTGAGCGCTAGCTAACGGGCGCTAGCAGCTAGCTTCACAATCACAACGTGACTCGGTGCATTTGCTGATAATAATGAGATGATGTCCTCTGTCTCTTAAATGATCCAGACCCAATTTCAAACATGCCTGTGAGTCCTGGCTGCTGTCTAATCCTCTATATCTGTTGATGAGACATCACAGATCTTGTGTTCCCCTGTTGAGTCTCAAGGTTGTTATAGGAAGGAGAAGATTGTCTCTCTTCTTTGAGCTAGTTTAATAAATCAATAGATGAAAAATGTGATGGTATTTTGCCAGTTTAATAATAGACTAGATTAGAATACAGTACCCATTGCCCTGGAGACGGGCAGGTTTCCGATGTACTGCACCTCAAACTTCTGCACCCTCTGCCTCATTGCATCCAGGAAGTccactgcagtaaaaaaaataagaattaaAAAGTCATATGATTTACAATATTATGGAGTTGATAACTTGTATAAACTGGACATTGAGAAAACCAGTACAGACTGTAACTGAAGGTCTCTGTGACCTACTGTACCTTGGCGTGGCAGGTCCTCAGGGGAGATGGTCGCCATGGTGAGGGAGCGGGCCATAGATGggcttctagtggtcttctctgCCATGAtctggacacatacacacagacacagcattcACACTGGCTCACTCTAGAATGAACCTAAACTACTACGGTGGACTAAAGGGGTGTTAAACCACTTCCTATGCTTCACTCTGTGGTTACCTTTGAGCACATTTTGTGCAAAGCCGTGGCGATGGTTTTTGCTGGGGCGTTACAGCGAAACACATGGCACTTCAGCATAGAGGTGTCTTTGTCGCTGGCCACGAAGGCAAAATCTCTGGAAAGGAACAGAACACAACAGCATAGATTAACACAGAGTACAGGCACTATCTATAGGTCTGGGTTGTGGAGGGAAAGCTGACTCCCTGCTTCACCTGGtgatctggtactgtatgtataacaATATCATTCCATTAGTATGACTGAGAATGGAAAGGAATTGAAAGCCATATTGAATACACATCTTCTGCACTGGTCCTACATCACTGTGTTAGCACACTGAACTAAAGCTAGCGGTGCATCAGCAAATATCATCAGTTAGTTTGATCAAGCGCACAATCATCAAACGACTACTAAGCAACTGAGCACTGAAGACAG
Encoded here:
- the LOC139552725 gene encoding amyloid-beta A4 precursor protein-binding family B member 3-like; translation: MLGKDYMLAIIIVNYDDNIWNDPSLDLDSDLPSGWRTIRDSTGTYYWHVATGATQWQHPSYSTEEDQNSINGITAADIKSLEAGGRRESRARLTESPLASINDRVSWQDDYFCTNMDPDSKCFAVRSLGWVEIPEEELIPGKSSLAVNNCIQQLSSSKAEGRDDTLGAWGEGQDMMMVLKKDTLSLMDPVDRSLLHCQPIIDIRVWGVGCNNGRDFAFVASDKDTSMLKCHVFRCNAPAKTIATALHKMCSKIMAEKTTRSPSMARSLTMATISPEDLPRQVDFLDAMRQRVQKFEVQYIGNLPVSRAMGMEVLNRAIESIMNTSDSDDWEPIVIHISDTVLSLWKGEDGDDPFWECQVRLLTFLGVGHDTHTFAVIVDGGTQRFECHVFWCEPDAGIISESVQAACMVQYQKCLVAQTPPPRSKMWRAGSKVKRANSMDGFSFPAPRHQGLSPPKAGSSTTKKSMLAFFETFRNKQSAVSTP